A stretch of DNA from Vulcanisaeta thermophila:
CTGTGCATCACGGTATTGCCCATGTGGAGGTGGCCCGATGGGCTGTGGGGGCCAGGGACCCCTTGGTATTGCTTGTGTCTGGTGGTCACACGATGGTGATCGCGCATTCCGGTGATTCCTACGGTGTTTTTGGCGAGACCATAGACATGGCCGTGGGCAACGCCATTGATTACTTCGCGAGGTCCGTGGGGCTACCCAACCCTGGGGTTCCACATGTGGAGGAGTGCGCCTCCAGGGGTTCCAGGTACATACCGCTGCCGTACATCGTCAAGGGGCAGGATGTGTCGTTCTCTGGGTTGGTAACCGAGGCACTGAGGCTCGTTAGGAAGGGGGAACCACTACCTGATGTGTGCCTTAGCCTCATTGAAACCGCCTACTCAATGCTTGGTGAGGTTGTGGAGAGGGGCTTGGCATTGACTGGGAAGAGGGAGTTGGTGGTTGCGGGGGGTGTTGCCAGGAGTAGGAGGCTTCGTGAGGTCATGGGTTACATAGCAAGGGAATTCAACGCAACACTGGGCATAGTGCCCCAGGAGTACGCAGGTGATAATGGAGGCATGATAGCACTAACGGGGTTACTGGCGTACCTAAGTGGGGTTGTTGTGGATCCCACGGAGGCCATGACTAAACAGAGGTGGAGGCTTGATGAGGTACCAACGCCCTGGTTTGGTAAGGAGCCCTGGTTTAGGTGATTATTAGCTGTAGTTTACGAGATCCACATCCCTGGTCTCCGGACCTACTAGGAGGCCCACTATGGTTATTACGGCGCCTATTAGGAACATGACCGTGGCCGCCATGGGAACCCCAAGCCATGGGGAGAGTAGGGCTATGAAGGTGGATGTCCAACCGGATATTATGAAGGGCCCATTATACCCGAACCCCACTCCCGTGGCCCTGCCGTGGGATCTAAAGCGTTCCGCCAGGTATGCCGGTATTATACCGGAGGATAGGTTCAGTAGGAAGCCGAATATTAACAGTGGCGTCACCAGGTAGTGCGTGGAGACTACGCTGTAGAACCAGGCGGCACTTAGCACGGCCGCGATGGACATGATGATGCCCATGTACCTCCTACCCATGAGGTCTGAGAAGTAACCGCTTATTATCATGGCGGGTATTCCAATGGCGTTGAAGGGTATTAGGAGGCTTGTGTAGATTCTGGGTGGTAACTTGAGGAATGTGCCCAGGAATATGGGCATGAACGTGGAGCTTGCATAAACCATTACCCAGTTGCCCAGGGATACAAGGAATACCTGGGGCATGGGTATCAAGGCCCTGAGTGGGCTTAATTTACTCCTTCTAATCCAGGCCATGGGCTCCCTCATACCCAACCTAATGAACGCAGCCAATACAGCCGGTACAGTGCCAATCCAGTATATCCACCTCCACCCATAAACTAAGTAGTTATGCCCCAGGGTGATGCCAGGTATGCTGATACCGAGGACACTACTGTGAAGCCCAGCAACACACCACTTTGGAACACACCCGAGATTAAGCCCCTTAGTC
This window harbors:
- the kae1 gene encoding KEOPS complex N(6)-L-threonylcarbamoyladenine synthase Kae1, which codes for MTVVLGIESTAHTFGVGIATERGILVNVNDTYTPPQGVGIHPRVAADHHVEVGPRLIREALSRAGLSINDVDAIAFSMGPGLGPALRVGATLARALAIRFRKPLVPVHHGIAHVEVARWAVGARDPLVLLVSGGHTMVIAHSGDSYGVFGETIDMAVGNAIDYFARSVGLPNPGVPHVEECASRGSRYIPLPYIVKGQDVSFSGLVTEALRLVRKGEPLPDVCLSLIETAYSMLGEVVERGLALTGKRELVVAGGVARSRRLREVMGYIAREFNATLGIVPQEYAGDNGGMIALTGLLAYLSGVVVDPTEAMTKQRWRLDEVPTPWFGKEPWFR